The following proteins are co-located in the Paenibacillus sp. JNUCC32 genome:
- a CDS encoding Yip1 family protein, translating to MSRDWIRFPLNLMVHPFEGYWDLKYDRNRQFTLIISFCVLFLVAVTNILGSQYSGFLVHVYNPETMNSFMEIVYVIVPVLFWCVANWSLTTLMDGEGKFVEIFTSTCFALLPLVIIQFPWIWLSNLVSLQETAFYYFSNSVAVLWFVYLLFIGNMTVHQFSPSKTIGIMMLTLVAMGFMAFISLLFFSLVQQIVAFISVIYQELVMRT from the coding sequence ATGAGCAGGGATTGGATTCGATTCCCCCTAAATCTCATGGTTCATCCCTTTGAAGGCTATTGGGACCTGAAATACGATCGCAACCGACAATTCACGTTGATCATTTCATTTTGCGTATTGTTCCTGGTGGCCGTTACGAACATTTTGGGGAGCCAGTACAGCGGTTTTCTAGTCCATGTGTACAATCCAGAGACCATGAACAGCTTCATGGAAATCGTCTATGTGATCGTGCCGGTATTGTTCTGGTGCGTGGCCAACTGGTCGCTTACGACCTTGATGGACGGAGAAGGCAAATTCGTCGAAATTTTCACGTCGACCTGCTTTGCGCTTCTGCCGCTCGTGATCATTCAATTTCCATGGATTTGGCTCAGCAATCTCGTTTCGCTGCAAGAGACCGCCTTCTATTATTTTTCCAACTCCGTTGCGGTTCTTTGGTTCGTATATCTGCTGTTTATCGGCAATATGACCGTACATCAGTTTTCCCCGTCCAAAACGATCGGAATTATGATGCTGACCCTGGTCGCCATGGGGTTCATGGCTTTTATCAGCTTGCTGTTTTTCAGCTTGGTCCAACAGATCGTGGCCTTTATATCCGTCATCTATCAAGAATTGGTCATGAGAACTTAA
- a CDS encoding DUF5696 domain-containing protein, whose protein sequence is MGNFARYMLLAASVLTALIMAGCTDKGPDEAAGDQVNRLTETFKLDSTLKASFANPKVQGMKGIAENDQLQLLADDQTGTIAVVHKASGEVWHSNPPGRESDPLAAGVNKSLLSSQLKLDFYNSFGQINSVNSHADSVAYKQIGMEEIANGVRVNYRFGSDKKTIDDMPMKISKARFEQNLLSKLDSTGQRTLKIAYTEDAEQEMYVRSDGALKGLQLERALKAFEDAGYTEEDLLVDIEENHLDQTKPEPRVFHASVEYTLDGDSLLAKIPVSSIDYPGEYPVNTISFLSFFGAGGTEEKGSIFIPDGSGALIHFNNGKTRYPAYQQNVYGTDRTMSRIETAELSQEIRLPVFGIIRQAGAFIGIIEEGAPAATINADVSGRLNSYNYVYPTFTVINKGDLSLDANGQQRSLPKFQEAPMRSDFTVRYAFVGKQSASYQGLAAYYRKYLEQHGGLPAIDERNGDNMPFYLELVGSIYKKKHFAGIPYRALEPLTTFEQAQSILTDMSQRGIHDIKLKYSGWFNKGLAHEVPGSVSVDQQVGGEKGLRRLLSYANENGVTLYPDVAFLTALSGSGFNVTKEAARTLRGVPAELYSFNPALNRRDRTGWPTYVISPRLIGSYTEAFLKDYGKYGANAVSLSDLAAELDSDFRKHRQIDRTESEQLSQDALNKIEDANLQVMADGGNAYALPFLTDITHAPMASSRFKIEDAEIPFYQMVVRGYIDYTGSPYNLTAYTDPKPYILKCLEYGSGVYFQWIYEPNHNIKDTAHNDLFSANYEIWIDEAARIYEEVNAFLKKVRHDRIIGHDELADGVFKTIYESGVYVIVNYNHVPVTIDDLTIEAESYVTGGEAP, encoded by the coding sequence ATGGGCAATTTCGCTAGATATATGCTGCTTGCTGCCAGTGTACTGACAGCGCTGATCATGGCCGGATGTACGGATAAAGGACCCGATGAGGCAGCTGGCGATCAAGTCAACAGGCTCACCGAAACGTTTAAACTCGATTCAACCCTTAAGGCGTCGTTCGCCAATCCGAAAGTCCAAGGCATGAAAGGCATCGCCGAGAACGATCAACTGCAGCTGCTAGCGGACGATCAGACGGGGACGATCGCCGTCGTGCATAAAGCGAGCGGGGAAGTTTGGCACAGCAATCCTCCCGGGCGCGAGTCGGATCCGCTGGCTGCAGGCGTGAACAAGAGTTTGTTGTCCTCTCAGCTGAAGCTTGATTTTTATAATAGTTTCGGACAAATAAACTCCGTCAATTCGCATGCCGATAGCGTGGCCTATAAACAAATCGGCATGGAGGAAATCGCAAATGGCGTTCGCGTAAACTACCGGTTCGGCTCGGACAAGAAAACAATCGACGACATGCCCATGAAGATCAGCAAGGCGCGCTTCGAGCAGAACCTGTTAAGCAAGCTGGACAGCACGGGCCAGCGAACGCTGAAAATCGCGTACACCGAGGATGCGGAACAGGAGATGTATGTCCGGTCCGACGGCGCGCTTAAAGGCCTTCAGCTGGAGCGGGCGCTTAAAGCCTTTGAGGATGCCGGGTATACCGAAGAAGATTTGCTGGTCGACATTGAGGAAAACCATTTGGATCAGACCAAGCCTGAACCGCGGGTATTTCATGCTTCGGTTGAATACACGCTGGACGGCGACAGTCTGCTCGCCAAGATCCCGGTTTCCAGCATCGATTACCCGGGTGAATATCCGGTGAACACCATATCGTTCCTGAGTTTCTTCGGTGCCGGGGGAACGGAAGAAAAAGGCTCGATCTTCATTCCGGACGGATCGGGGGCGCTGATCCATTTTAATAACGGCAAGACCCGGTATCCAGCCTACCAACAGAACGTGTACGGAACGGACCGAACCATGAGCCGCATCGAAACGGCAGAACTCAGCCAGGAAATCAGGCTGCCGGTGTTCGGAATCATCCGTCAAGCCGGGGCATTTATCGGCATCATCGAGGAAGGGGCTCCGGCCGCGACAATCAATGCTGACGTTAGCGGCAGACTGAACAGCTATAACTACGTTTACCCGACGTTCACGGTGATCAACAAAGGCGACTTAAGCCTGGATGCGAACGGCCAGCAGCGCTCGCTTCCGAAATTTCAGGAAGCTCCGATGCGAAGCGATTTTACGGTCCGATATGCCTTCGTGGGCAAGCAGTCGGCTTCCTATCAAGGACTTGCTGCCTATTACAGGAAATATTTGGAGCAGCATGGCGGTCTTCCCGCAATTGACGAGAGGAACGGGGACAATATGCCGTTCTATCTGGAGCTCGTAGGCAGCATTTATAAGAAGAAGCATTTTGCAGGAATTCCCTATCGGGCGCTGGAGCCGCTCACGACCTTTGAACAAGCGCAAAGTATTCTGACAGACATGAGCCAGCGTGGAATCCATGACATCAAATTGAAGTATAGCGGCTGGTTCAACAAGGGGCTGGCTCATGAGGTACCTGGCAGCGTCTCCGTTGACCAGCAGGTAGGGGGAGAGAAGGGACTTCGGCGTCTGTTATCCTATGCTAACGAGAATGGGGTAACGCTATATCCGGATGTCGCCTTCCTTACGGCATTGTCCGGTTCCGGGTTCAACGTAACGAAGGAGGCGGCCAGAACGCTGCGAGGCGTCCCCGCAGAGCTCTATTCATTCAATCCGGCATTGAATCGCCGGGATCGGACCGGTTGGCCGACCTATGTCATATCGCCGCGGTTAATAGGTAGTTACACGGAAGCTTTCTTAAAGGACTATGGCAAATACGGCGCAAATGCCGTTTCGCTGAGTGATCTGGCCGCCGAGCTCGATAGCGATTTTCGCAAGCACCGCCAAATTGACCGCACGGAGTCCGAGCAGCTGTCTCAGGATGCGCTGAACAAAATTGAAGATGCCAATCTTCAGGTCATGGCTGACGGAGGAAATGCTTATGCGCTGCCTTTCTTAACCGATATCACCCACGCGCCCATGGCAAGCAGCAGGTTTAAAATCGAGGACGCGGAAATCCCGTTCTATCAAATGGTCGTCCGCGGTTATATCGATTACACAGGCTCACCCTACAATCTGACTGCGTATACCGATCCCAAACCGTATATATTGAAGTGTTTGGAGTACGGTTCCGGCGTGTACTTCCAATGGATCTATGAACCGAATCACAACATAAAGGACACGGCGCATAACGACTTGTTCTCCGCCAATTACGAGATATGGATCGATGAAGCCGCCCGTATCTATGAGGAAGTGAATGCTTTTCTGAAAAAGGTTCGCCATGATCGGATCATCGGACATGACGAATTGGCTGACGGCGTATTCAAGACGATATATGAGAGCGGCGTTTATGTCATCGTGAATTATAATCATGTACCGGTGACGATTGACGATCTAACCATTGAAGCCGAAAGCTATGTGACAGGTGGTGAAGCGCCGTGA